The following nucleotide sequence is from Candidatus Bipolaricaulis sibiricus.
CCGGTGGTGGCCGCAGGGCTGCTGGCTCGGGGAGCGATCACGCGAGCGTTCGGTGCTCCCGTGTTCGTGGGGGCGATGCTTGTCGTGACCGCGCTCACGTTGGCGCTCGCGGATCGGCGCGTCCGGCACGTGGGGCGGGCGGGCAGGGAGGACGTGACAGCCTGCGACGCGGTAGCGGTTGGCGTGGCCCAGGCGGTGGCCCTCCTGCCCGGCATCTCACGGTCCGGAGCGACCGTGGCGATGGGAATCGGGCGGGGGCTTCACCCCTCTCGTGCAGCGCGTTTCTCCTTTCTGCTTGCCGTCCCCGCGATCGCCGGTGCATGCATCCTCGCCCTGCTCGACACTGCGGCCGCGCCTGGCTTCGACGTCGGCGGGTTGGCCCTCGCCGGCGGCTGCGCGCTGCTCAGCGGGCTGGTCGCGATCCGGCTCCTCCTGCGGGTCGTCCGCGCCGGGATACTGTGGCCGTTCGCCGTGTACTGCGCCGTCGTCGGACTGGCGGTGGTCGTGTGGGGATAGCTGACCGCGACGGGGCACACCGCTGACCTCCGTCGACGAGGACGACCTACCCCCGCTGCGGTAACCGGGCTCCACGTGTGGAGGCGCCCCGGGTGTTGGATGTCACCCTCTTTCCACGGAGACTGGACAGGCCATGGATGGGAACTGCAGGGTGGAGCGAGGCTGGCTGGCACTGGCGGGGGTGTGGATCGTGGCGTGGGGATGGATCGGATGTGGGGCCACCCTTGCCGCGGACGGCTTCTGGACTACGGGGCAGAGTTACGCTGATTGGTTCTGGCTTGATTCCCGGTGCCACGCGCAATGGGACTTCTTCACGCTCCCGTCGGGGGGGGAGCCGCACGTGGCGGTCGAGGCGTTCGTCTGCCTTGCCACCCCGAGCGGGGACGGGCCCTCACAGATCGAGGTGCGGTTCCAGATCGGAACCGCGTCGGCGAAGCGGCTGTGGGTGGCACGGCTCAACCGCGTGCAGGCGAACCCGGGCTACGGGATGTACTTCGGCCAGCTCTTTCTGTCCCGGCGGGAGATCGGCTTGGGGTCCCGGTTGACGGTCCGGCTGGACGGGGGCCAAGGTGCGATCGCCATGGGTGTGCACCCAGCCTCGGTGCGTGTCTCCGTTGGGCCAGGAAGCACGGCTCCCATGGTGGCAACCGTGTTCCCCGACGGACGGGGGGGGAGCTCCGATGAAGTGGCCGGGTGGGCGGCAGCGGCAGGGTCAGCCACGTCGTTCGTGCGCACGCTACCCGCTTCAGAGACGCCCGACGGGGCGCCGTTCCTCGCCCCGGGGACCTACCGGGGAACCCTGGGCTGGGCTGGTCCATACGCTGTTCCGCAGGGGAAGGGCCTGTACCGGGTCAACCTCCACGCGGGCGAGATCCTGGCAGTCCGGATTGAGACCGGCTCGCCCTGTGCGCTCTACCTCCTCGACCCCAGTGGGCGCAAGGTGGGCGAGATCGAGGGGAGCTCCTGGTTAGGCCTCGAGTACCGAGCTCACGTCGCGGGGGCCTGGCAACTCATCATCGCCTGCCGAACCGCTGGGGTGCAGTTCCCGTACACGCTGTCGGTCGCGATCCGCCGGGAGTAGCCGTCGGCCCGCTGCCTACCGCCCCAACCGGTGGGCGAGGTCGTCCCATGCCACGCGGACGACGACCGGACGGCCGTGGGGGCAGCGTGCCGGTTCGTCCGTTGCCTTCCAGGACTGGATCAACGCCTCCTGTTCCTCGGGTGTGAGCGGTTCGCCCGCGCGGATGGCCGCCGCGCATGCCACCTCGCGCCACAGCTCAACCAGGGGGGCCTCCCCCTCCAGAAGGCGCTCGCCCACAGCGGCGAGCGGTTCTTGGAACCCCAGGCGCGACTGACGGTCGGCGAGCGGCGCCGGCCATCCCCGCAGGAGAAACGCCTGTGCCCCGAACGGTTCCAGGTGAACCCCGATCTGCGCGAGTTCGGGCAGTGCCCTGCGCAGCGCCTCGGCGCGATCGAACGGAACCTCGACCTGCACGGGGACGAGGAACTCCTGCGTCGGTAGTGCGGTCTGATGGACGTACTGCTCGAACAGGACCCGCTCGTGGGCGGCGTGCTGGTCGACGATCTCGAGACCGTCCACCTCCTCGACGAGGATGTAGCTCGCCTGGGCCTGCCCGACGACGCGCCACGAGCGGCGGGGGGAGACCACGGGCGATGGCTCACGAACCAGCGGGCGCTCCATATCGGCAGCAGCGGCTCGGGGGGGAGGGGCATAGGATCGGGGCGGCCCTGCGCTCCAGCCGCCGATGGCCACCCCCCCGCCGAGGGCCCGCACGGCAGCCCGGCGGACGAGGTCCATCACGGAACGGTCCGACCGGAACCGGACCTCCTCCTTGCGGGGATGGACGTTCACGTCGACGAGTTCTGGGTCGACATCGAGATAGAGGAAGAACGCGGCGTGCTGGCCCCGTGGGAGATACCGGTTGTAGACCTGCGCGATCCCCACCGAGAGCAACCCCGGCCGCACTGCGCGCCCTGACAGGAACAGATGCTGATCGACGCGTGTCGGACGGGCGAGTTCGGGGGGGGCGAACCAGGCCCGGAGTCGAACCCCCGGTTCGTCCAGCTCGACCGGGATCAGGCGGGCAGAGAAGGATGTACCGTAGATCTGTCCGATCCGCGCCTGGGGTCCAGGGGCGGCGGGAACGTCGAGGACCTCCCGCCCATCGGAGCAAGCCGCGAACGCCACCTCCGGCTGGGCGAGGACGATCCGCCGCAGGGCGGACAGGAGGTGACGCCCCTCCGCAGCGGGGGAGTCGAGGAATCCGCGGCGGGCAGGGACGTTCCAGAACAAGTCGCGCACCTCAACGGTGGTTCCCACCGGGCGGGGAGCGGGTCGCTCTTCGGCCACGACCCCTTCCTCAATGCGGATCTCGTGACCCAGGTCCACCCCTGCGGGCCGCGAGAGGATCCGGACTCGCGCCACCGCGCAGATCGCAGCGAGCGCCTCCCCGCGAAACCCGAGGGTCCGAACGTGGCGGAGATCCTCCTCCGTGACGAGTTTGCTCGTGGTGTGCCGTTCGATCGCGAGCCGCATCTCATCGGGGCCCATCCCGACGCCGTTGTCGTCGACCCGAAGGAGGGCGACCCCCCCCGCCTCGATGGCGAGTTCGATTCGACGAGATCCCGCGTCGAGCGCGTTCTCCACGAGTTCCTTGGCGACCGAGCTCGGGCGCTCGACCACTTCCCCGGCCGCGATCTTGCGGATCACCGTTTCATCCAACCGTCGGATCGGCATGCGGGGCAAGGCTACTTCCCCGCCATCAAGGTTGCCACGCCCGTGGGGCTCGGCTAGGCTCGCCCGAAGGGGACAAAGGAGGCCAGACATGTACACCGTACCCGAACTGACCGCCCTCCTCGGTCTGTCGACGGAAAACCAGGTTCGGAACCGCATCGAGGCCATTCGGGGGCTCCTCGTGGGCTCGATCCGGCGGGGGCCCAACAACCAGCTCCTCGTCACCGAGGACGGGCTGCGCCTACTGCGGGACCTCCAGGCGCTGTGCGAAACCGGGCATACCTTGACGGAAGCGGCCAACATCATGCGATATAAATCAGAGGAGGAGGACAGAAGCCGAGGAGAACCTTCGCCCCGTATCGCCCCGTCACAGGCGAAACCCGCTCAATCGGCGGAAACCGGTGGCTGGCGGGCGCTGGTCGAACACTTGGCGGCCGAGGTACGGGACCTCGCGGCGCGGGTGGGGGCGCTCGAAGCGCGGGCCGGTCCGGAGCGGATGACGGGGGCCTGGTGGGAGCGCTGGCGGTAGGGACAATGGCGGCATGACCGCACAGACGAAGCTCGCCCAGGTGAAGGACGCCATCGCCCGCTCGCCGCGGCTGCGCATGCTCTCCACCTGCTCGAACATCACGGCGATCGACCGGCTGAAGATCAACGACCACGGCCCGACCCACGTTCGGATCGTGATCCGGATCGCGCTGCGGCTTTTGGAGCTGCTCCACGGGGCGGGGGTGAAGCTCGGGGTGACGGACCACGGCCTTGGCTACGAGGACGCCCAGGTGGTGGTCCTCCTCGGCGCAGCGCTCCACGACGTGGGTCACGCCATCCACCGCGCCGACCACGAGCTGTTCTCGGTGATCCTTGCCCCGACCCTCCTTGACGAGCTTCTGGAGGGGATTTACGAGGAGCCAGTCCGGACGGTGATCCTCGCTGAAACGATGCACGCGATCTGGGCGCACCGGGCGTCCGTTCGTCCGCTGACCGTGGAGGGGGGGATCCTCAAGGTGGCCGACGCCCTCGACATGGAGAAGGGCCGGGCGCGGATCCCGTTCCGGGTCGGGGAGCCGACGATTCACAGCGTGTCCGCGCTCGCGATCGAGAAGGTGGAGATCAAGCCCGGGACGGATAAGCCCGTCCACATCCACGTGCGGATGACGAACTCCGCCGGCATCTTCCAGCTCGACACCCTGCTCAAGGAGAAGCTGCAGACCTCTGGGCTGCGGGAGTACATCGAGGTGTCGGCGGAGATCGAGGGCGAGGAGAAGAAGATCGTCGGCCGCTATGCCCTCGACTGAGGGGCCCCCGGTTGGCCTCCGCTGCCGGGGGGACGGATCGGAGGGGGACCGGGCGGCCGGAGGCGGTTTGCGGGGCGCTGGGGAGGGCACTTGACAAAAGGGGCCTTTTGTCAACTCGCCGGTCCCTGACAACGGCCATCGGATCACGATTTGACAGCCGGTCCGCCCTTCTGTAAAGTATGGCGTGCCTAATGTAAAGTCCACGGCAGGGGTTGCCGGGTCCCGACGATGCCCCTCGAGCTGACGCAGGAGGACTTCCTCGCCCCGGATCAGGTCCGCCGGTTGAAGGCGCATGCCCGGCGGGAGGCGGACGCCGCGCGGCGAAACGGGCACAAGACCGCGGTGCGGGACTGGGCGATCCTCCACGTGGCGCTTGACGCCGGGCTGCGGGTGTCCGAGATCACAGCTCTGCGCATCGGTGACCTCCTCCTCGAACCCGGGCACTCGGCGATCATCGTCCGGCGCGGGAAGGGGGGGAAGGAGCGGGGGGTGGACATCGGGCAGGCTCTGCGGGACCACCTCCGAGAGTACATCGACTGGAAGGCGACGGTTGGGGAAGGGGTCGGGCCAGACGACCTCCTGTTCGTATCTCCGCGCGGGGGCGCCCTCACGCGGCAGGCGGTGTACCTCATGTTCAAGCGGCTGGCACGGGCCGCAGACCTCCCGTCCCGGTTCACGATCCACTCGTGCCGCCACACCTACGCCTCGATGCTCTACCGGGCGTCCAAGTTCAACCTGCGGCTCGTGCAGAAGCAACTCGGCCACGCCTCGATCCGCACGACCCAGGTCTACGCCGACGTGCTGTCCGCCGATGCTCTGGAAGCGGTGAACGGGCTTCCGCAATGAGACGGGTCACCGGCGGGCGACTCGCGGCGAACCGGTGGGCGATCCTCGTCGTGGCCGCACTGGGTATGGGGCCCGTGTCGGGGGTTGGGTGGGGCCAGGTGCGGTTGGGGGGCGAGCTGGGGTGGCAGGGGGTGGCGGTGGTGGGAGTGGTCAACCCCCTCGTGGTCACGGTTGACAACGCAGCTTCCACGGTCCTGTCCGCAACGCTGCGCGTGGAACAGCGGGTTGGGTCGGGGTGGCGAGGCCACGTGGTGCAGCGGCTCGAAGTCCCGCTCCTGGTGGCGCCCGGGGCGCGAATGCGGGTGGTGTTCCCGTGGCCGGTGGAGGTGGGGTCGGAACCGGCTACGGTTGTCCTGGAGTCGGACGGCGGTCCGTTGGCACGGGTCGAGCTCCCGCTGCGTCCCATGCTCGAGAAGCCGGTCGCGGTGGTGGGAACCCTGACCCAGTCAACCCCAGGGCCGGTTGTTGCCCTCGCTGCGGACGATCTTCCGGACGAGCCGCTCCTCCTCAGTCCGTTCGCGGCGGTCGAGGTGGCCCCGGGCGTGGTCCTGTCGGCTGCCGCCCGGGACGCGCTCCGGGCGTGGGTCGCGTTCGGGGGGGGAACGGTGAGCGGGGTGCCCGTGCCCGCCGTCGCGGGAACGGTCCGCGACAGCGACCTGCGGGAGGCGCTCCGTGACCACAGACCGCGGCCAGCTCCCGTGGGGCTCCTCCTCGGCTGGACGGCCGTGTACCTCATCGCCGTGGGGTACGCTTTGGCTCCTCTCTCCCGGCGGTCAGCACCGTGGGGGATGGCGGTCGTCGTCGCCGTTTCAGTGGGCTTTGGTCTGGTTTACCCGGTGTGGGTGGGTTCCCCGCACACAACAACAATCGTACAGTACGCTTTATCAGCATCTAACGTTGTTCGGTTTAGTTATGATACGCTCACTATTACGCAACACCGGGCCGGGACACTGGAGATCCCGGGGTGGTGGGTTGAACGGGTGAGCCCCGGATCCGAACGGGTCAGTCGGCAGATCCTCTGGGTGTGGGGGGGGGAGGGGCCGCGCACCGTGGTCCGCATCGATCCGGGCCAAACGCTCATCCTGGAGCGATACGGCTCTGCGTGGTTCGGCGAGGGGAAGGAGGTGGCCGTCGGCCCCGGTACCCCACGAGCGCGGGCCGAACGCGGGTTCGCCCCGCTTCTGACTGCGGTGGAGTCCGTTCTGCGGGAAGGAGACCGACTCATCGTGGACTCGGCGGCCGATCGGAGCGGAGGCGTGGCGTGGTCCGTCTACCGCCTGAGGTGGGTGCGCAGTGGGTAGGCTGTCGGAGAACCTCGTCAACCCGTACCACGGGTTTGCGATTCTCGTTGGAGCAGCGTTCATCGCCGCCGTCCTCTGGCCAGAGGGTGGCGCCGCGACGTTCGTTGCCCTCATGCGGGGGCCGTTCCTGTACCACGCAGTGGCAGTCCTCCTGGGGTTCCTCGGTCTCCAGATCGGAGAAGCGGAGCGTGGATACGGAGTTCAGGTCGGACTGCGGCGGGGCCTGCGGTTGGCAGGATTGGTGGGAATCGGCCTTTCGCTCGTGTTGCCGTTCCTCCTCATCCACCGGGTCGAGAGCGGCCTGCCGTGGCCGGGGTTCGCCGCCCTGCTGGGTTTTCTGGTTCTGTACGGCCTATTCTGGGCACTGGTTGGGTACGGGTTGGGAGCCGTTGTACCCTGGGAAGGGCTTCGGTTCGCACTCAAGTACGGTAGCCTCCTCGTGGTCACGGTGGTGCCCGCCCTCGGTGGGCTCCCCCTCAGCCCGTTCCCGACGGTGGAGGGGATCTGGGTAGGATCGGTGGCTGGATGGGGCGGGCTCATCCTGTACGGGGGGCTGGACCTGGGAGCCCTCGGAGTGTGGCGATGGGCGAGCAAGCGATCCTGGCGCGGGTGAGAACGTGGATCCGGGTCCGCAACGGGCTCCGAGCCGGTGGCGGAGCGGTGGTGGTCCTCCTGGCGGCGACGCTGGGGGGGCGCGTGGTTGGTGCACCGGTACCGGCCGTGGTCCTCGGGGCGGTCCCCGCGTCGGTCGTGGCGGGAGCGATCTGGCCCGTTGCGGGAGAGCGACGACTCCTTCGCGCGGGGCGGCGACTGGGGGTGGGCGAGCGGTTGGCGGCGCTCGACCTCGTCGTGCGCCGCGGTCTGGCCGCTCTCGTCACCCCGCTGGCCGCAGAGATCGTCGCAGCACGGCCGCGGGGGTGGCGGCTCGTCGCGGGCCCGCTCGAGTGCGCGATCTTGTGCGCTGCCCTGGGGCTAGGGATGGTCGTGCTGTTCACCCCGCTTCCGGGCGGCGCGTCGGCCCCCACCGGACCGGAGCTGACGGAGGACGCCCTCGTGGGGACGGTGCTCCCCCCTGCGCCAACTGCGGCAACGGCGTCGCCGCAGCCGGCGGAGGCCCTCTCCCTCTATCCGTCGGCTGCCGAGATCCCGGCGTACTCGCCGTACCAGGATCTCCTCGCGGCGGTGCTGGGACTGGAGGAGCCCGAGCTGGGCGGGCTGTCGGGCGACGAGGTGGCGGCCCGCTTGGCCGCGGAGGAGGGACTGCTGCGCCAGCTTGCTGAGCGAATCGCGGCCGCCGCGGCCGGGGGGATGTCGCCGGCCGAACGGGCCGAGCTGGCCCCCCTGGCACGGGAAGTGGCCCGGCCTGATCTCCGGGAGCGGCTGGAGACCCTCCTCGGTCAGGAAGGCGAGGGGCCAGCCCGCGAGGCTGCGCGGGCGGTCGAGGCCGTCCTGGAGGCGGTCGAGCGGGCGACGGACCGCGGTGACGCCGGTTCGGGGACCGCATCCGACGCGAGCCCGCAGCCGACGCCAGGCCCAGGCACCACGACGACCGGCCCCGGCGACCTCGAGCCGGGCTTCGGCGAGCTCACGAACCCAAGCGACGTGGAGGGGCACGACCCGGTCATGGCAGGGGAGGATGACTTCCCGTTCCCCGGCCTGGCCCGCGGGGTTCCTCTCGAGCCGGGTCCGCTGGGAGACTGGAGACCGGCCCCAGGCGAGGAGGATCCGGACGTGGTTCGGGGGGGAGAAGGTCCGCTGCGGGCGTACATCGTCCCAGGGATTCCCGGTGAACCGCCGCCGCGCTCGCTGCCGGATAGTGGAGCGCTGTCGCCCCAGGAGGTGGAGGTGGTCCTGCGTACCCGGGGCCTACCCGGAGACCTGCGCGACCTCGTCCGGCGGTACTTCGAACTCATTGGAGGGAACCCGTGATCACGGAGAGAGATCTGAGCGAAGCTCGGGACGCATTCGGAGCGCTGCGGGCAGGGATCGCGCGCGTCGTCGTGGGACAGGACGCGGTGGTGGAGGTTGTGCTGTGGGCCATCCTGTCCCGCGGGCACGTCCTTCTCGAGGGAGTGCCTGGCCTGGGCAAGACGCTCCTTGTCCGCGCTCTGGCGCGGGCACTCGGGCTCTCGTTCTCGCGCATCCAGTTCACCCCCGATCTGATGCCAGCGGACATCTCGGGGACGAACGTGTTCTCCGGCGATGGGTTCCGATTCCTGCGCGGGCCGGTGTTCGCACACGTTGTCCTTGCCGACGAGGTCAACCGGGCCACCCCGAAGACCCAGTCCGCCCTCCTCGAGGCGATGCAGGAGGGGCAGGTCACGATCGGCACCGAGACTCACCCGCTGCCGGTTCCGTTCACGGTACTCGCCACCCAGAACCCGATCGAGATGGAGGGGACGTACCCCCTCCCCGAGGCCCAGGTGGATCGGTTCCTGTTCAAGGCCGAGGTCGGGTTCCCCAGGGAGGACGAGCTCGTGGAGATCGTGCGACGGAACACGGAGGGGCAGGGAATCACGCTTCCCGAGCCTGTGCTCTCGGAGGAATCCGTGCGCCGGGCCCAGGCGGTCGTGGCGGAGTATCCCGTCCCGAGGCCGCTCATGGAGTACGCAGCCCAGCTCGTGCTGTCCACTCACCCCAGCCACCCGGGGGCTCCGGAGATGGTGAAGCGGTACGTCCAGTACGGGGCGAGCCCGCGGGGCAGCCTGGCCTTGATCTTGGGGGCGAAGGCCCGCGCGTTCCTCGCTGGTCGGCACCACGTGGGCGTGGACGACATCCGCGCCGCACTGCGCCCGGCGCTCGTGCACCGGATCATCCCCAACTTCCGGGCGGATGCCGATGGGGTGTCCCCCGGCCAGCTCGTGGACGAGGCGGCGAAGGCAGTCCGCGCACCATGAACGATGCTCTTCTGTCGCCGGCGGAGCTCCAGGCCCTGGCGCGGGCGCGGTTGACCCTGCGCCAACCTGGCGGGGCGCTGCCCGGCGGCCACCTTGCCCGGCGACGGGGTGCGTCGGTCGAGTTCGCGGATCACCGACCCTACGAGCCGGGGGACGACTTCCGTCTCATCGATTGGGCCGTCTACGCCCGGCACCGGCGCCTGGCGACGAAGACGTTCACCCACGAGGTGGAGGCACCGCTCTACCTGTTCCTCGATGCGAGTCGTTCGATGGGCGAGGGGGGCAAGGCAGCGTTCGCGCGTCGGCTCGCCGCTGCCCTCGCGTTCGTGGCCTACCGCGGCCAGGACCGGTTCGTCCTCCATCCGTTCCGCGATCGCATTACCCAGGTGGCCGCGCCCCGTCGAGGAAGGGGCGCCCTGTCGGCCCTCTTCCAGTCCCTGCGCGACCTCCCGAGTCAGGGCGAGACGGATCTCCCGGGAGCCCTGGTCGCGTGGGCCGAGACAGGGCCTGAGCCTGGGCTGTGCGCGGTCATCTCCGACTTCTTGTCCCCGACCGGCTACCGAGACGGGCTGCTCGCCCTTCGCCGCGGCCGCCACTCTGTGGCTGCAATCCAAGTCCTATCGGCGATCGACCTTGACCCTCCCCGGCTGGGAGAGGTGAGGCTCCTCGACGTGGAGACCCGACGCGGCCGCTCGCTCGTCCTCGGTGCGGGCGCGGTGCGAGCCTATCGCGACGCGCTCCGGAGATGGAACGAAGGGCTGGCCGACCTCTGCCGGGAGCTGCGTTCGCCGTACTTCCTGTTCCGCAGCGACCTGTCGCCGGTTGAGGCGGCGTTGGCGGTCATCGCGGGGTGGAGGCGATGAGTTTCCTTCTCCCGTGGGCGTGGGCGTGGGCTGCGTCGGGCCTGGGGGTGCTTGTCCTGTACCTCCTCCGTCGGAGGGAGCGTGAACAGCCCGTGTCGGCCCTGTTCCTGTGGGAACGGGTCCCGCCCGACCGGGCGACCCGCCTGGAGCGAGTGCTTGCCCGGTTCGATCTCCTGCTCCTCCTCCAGCTCGTCGCGGTGGGTTTGTTCGCTTCTGCCCTTGCTCACCCCGTGATCCGTGTCCCGCGGTCCGCCGGGGCGACCGCGATCGTTCTTGACGGCTCGGCATCGATGACGGCGGCGGGACGCGTCGAGGAGGCACTCGCCCACGTGCGGGAGCTGATCTCCGGCTCTGCCGGTCCGTGGGCAGTTGTGGTGTGGGCCGAT
It contains:
- a CDS encoding Undecaprenyl-diphosphatase, which codes for MIRYALLGLLQGLTEFLPVSSSGHLVLARTVLGVESPGASLEAVVHLGTLCALLVYFRRDLSRLAVGLWRRGEERQSVGQLVVGTVPVVAAGLLARGAITRAFGAPVFVGAMLVVTALTLALADRRVRHVGRAGREDVTACDAVAVGVAQAVALLPGISRSGATVAMGIGRGLHPSRAARFSFLLAVPAIAGACILALLDTAAAPGFDVGGLALAGGCALLSGLVAIRLLLRVVRAGILWPFAVYCAVVGLAVVVWG
- a CDS encoding DNA mismatch repair protein MutL, with product MPIRRLDETVIRKIAAGEVVERPSSVAKELVENALDAGSRRIELAIEAGGVALLRVDDNGVGMGPDEMRLAIERHTTSKLVTEEDLRHVRTLGFRGEALAAICAVARVRILSRPAGVDLGHEIRIEEGVVAEERPAPRPVGTTVEVRDLFWNVPARRGFLDSPAAEGRHLLSALRRIVLAQPEVAFAACSDGREVLDVPAAPGPQARIGQIYGTSFSARLIPVELDEPGVRLRAWFAPPELARPTRVDQHLFLSGRAVRPGLLSVGIAQVYNRYLPRGQHAAFFLYLDVDPELVDVNVHPRKEEVRFRSDRSVMDLVRRAAVRALGGGVAIGGWSAGPPRSYAPPPRAAAADMERPLVREPSPVVSPRRSWRVVGQAQASYILVEEVDGLEIVDQHAAHERVLFEQYVHQTALPTQEFLVPVQVEVPFDRAEALRRALPELAQIGVHLEPFGAQAFLLRGWPAPLADRQSRLGFQEPLAAVGERLLEGEAPLVELWREVACAAAIRAGEPLTPEEQEALIQSWKATDEPARCPHGRPVVVRVAWDDLAHRLGR
- a CDS encoding AAA family ATPase; the protein is MITERDLSEARDAFGALRAGIARVVVGQDAVVEVVLWAILSRGHVLLEGVPGLGKTLLVRALARALGLSFSRIQFTPDLMPADISGTNVFSGDGFRFLRGPVFAHVVLADEVNRATPKTQSALLEAMQEGQVTIGTETHPLPVPFTVLATQNPIEMEGTYPLPEAQVDRFLFKAEVGFPREDELVEIVRRNTEGQGITLPEPVLSEESVRRAQAVVAEYPVPRPLMEYAAQLVLSTHPSHPGAPEMVKRYVQYGASPRGSLALILGAKARAFLAGRHHVGVDDIRAALRPALVHRIIPNFRADADGVSPGQLVDEAAKAVRAP